In the genome of Myxococcus stipitatus, one region contains:
- a CDS encoding cell division protein FtsQ/DivIB → MAFGRNKNRRRQDAAQRNEAVKGAVRSKGPGVLKVLALTLATGLLVWGGVELRRWALQSPRFELAAVSFSGLQRASRVELLRLAALTKGQNLWALDVGALERTMLQHPWVKKVEVTRRFPNRVSVAVTEHVPEALAVLGELYVLDEEGEPFKRVTPGDGLDLPLVTGVDREGYVADPEQARQRFQAALEVARAYTKEAVAGKPERLSEVRMEGRDVTLVAASGQEVRLGEGDSEVKLQRLARVRRELGARGLAAEIIHLDNRARPGWVAVKISSPVSERNGSAKQ, encoded by the coding sequence ATGGCCTTTGGTCGAAACAAGAACCGCCGCCGTCAGGACGCCGCCCAGCGAAACGAGGCGGTCAAAGGCGCGGTGCGTTCGAAGGGGCCGGGCGTGCTGAAGGTGCTGGCGCTGACGCTGGCGACGGGACTGTTGGTGTGGGGTGGGGTGGAGCTGAGGCGCTGGGCGCTCCAGTCTCCGCGGTTCGAGCTGGCGGCGGTGTCGTTCTCGGGCCTGCAGCGCGCCTCGCGCGTGGAGTTGCTGCGGCTGGCGGCGCTGACGAAGGGGCAGAACCTGTGGGCGTTGGACGTGGGGGCGCTGGAGCGCACCATGCTTCAGCACCCGTGGGTGAAGAAGGTGGAGGTGACCCGGCGCTTCCCCAACCGCGTGTCGGTCGCGGTGACGGAGCACGTGCCGGAGGCACTGGCGGTGCTGGGCGAGTTGTACGTGCTGGACGAGGAGGGCGAGCCCTTCAAGCGGGTGACGCCAGGGGATGGACTGGACCTGCCGCTCGTCACCGGGGTGGACCGGGAGGGCTACGTGGCGGACCCGGAGCAGGCGCGCCAGCGGTTCCAGGCGGCGCTGGAAGTGGCTCGGGCGTACACGAAGGAAGCGGTGGCGGGCAAGCCCGAGCGGCTGTCCGAGGTGCGGATGGAGGGGCGGGATGTGACGCTGGTGGCGGCTTCCGGCCAGGAAGTGCGCCTAGGCGAAGGAGATTCCGAGGTCAAGCTGCAGCGGTTGGCCCGTGTCCGGCGCGAACTGGGCGCCAGGGGGCTTGCAGCGGAGATCATTCACCTGGATAACCGGGCCCGGCCCGGTTGGGTGGCGGTGAAGATTTCGAGCCCCGTGTCCGAGAGGAACGGGAGCGCGAAGCAGTAA
- a CDS encoding D-alanine--D-alanine ligase, which produces MTVIRGAFSKDELKHKRVGVLYGGLSAEREVSLRTGAAVAEALRSLGYTVVDIDVGKDLPARLVAEKVDVAWLAVHGRYGEDGSLQGLLESMFIPYTGSGVLASALGMDKVYAKQVFVAHGIPTPAYRAFHDEASALAAGDSLPFPFPVVVKPSREGSSVGVHICKTRDAYDAAVRDAAKYAGTLLVEQFVKGREVQGGVLDDEALGVIEVRAAREFYDYDAKYKAGTGTQYLFPAPLPPDQYARVNEVCLGAHRALGCAGASRSDVIVTEGGAVFLLETNTLPGMTATSLLPKIAAGRGIDFPSLCERLLQGACLKA; this is translated from the coding sequence ATGACAGTCATTCGCGGTGCCTTCAGCAAGGATGAGCTCAAGCACAAGCGCGTGGGCGTGTTGTACGGCGGCCTCTCCGCCGAGCGCGAGGTGTCCCTGCGCACCGGCGCCGCCGTCGCCGAGGCGCTGCGCTCGCTGGGCTACACGGTGGTGGACATCGACGTGGGGAAGGACCTGCCCGCGCGCCTCGTCGCCGAGAAGGTGGACGTGGCGTGGCTGGCGGTGCACGGCCGGTACGGCGAGGACGGCAGCCTCCAAGGACTGCTCGAGTCCATGTTCATTCCTTACACCGGCAGCGGCGTGCTGGCCTCCGCGCTGGGTATGGACAAGGTCTACGCCAAGCAGGTCTTCGTGGCGCACGGCATCCCCACGCCCGCCTACCGCGCGTTCCACGACGAGGCCTCCGCGCTGGCGGCGGGGGACTCGCTGCCGTTTCCCTTCCCCGTCGTCGTGAAGCCCAGCCGCGAGGGCAGCAGCGTGGGCGTGCACATCTGCAAGACGCGCGATGCGTATGACGCCGCGGTGCGGGATGCGGCGAAGTACGCGGGCACCCTCCTGGTGGAGCAGTTCGTCAAGGGCCGCGAAGTGCAAGGTGGAGTCCTGGACGATGAGGCGCTCGGGGTCATCGAGGTTCGCGCCGCACGCGAGTTCTACGACTACGATGCGAAGTACAAGGCGGGCACCGGCACGCAGTACCTCTTCCCCGCGCCCCTTCCTCCGGATCAGTATGCACGGGTCAATGAGGTGTGCCTGGGCGCGCACCGGGCCCTGGGCTGTGCCGGGGCGTCGCGCTCGGATGTCATCGTCACCGAGGGAGGCGCTGTGTTCCTGCTGGAAACCAACACGCTGCCGGGCATGACGGCCACCAGCCTGCTGCCCAAGATTGCGGCTGGACGCGGTATCGACTTCCCGTCCTTGTGCGAGCGCCTGTTGCAAGGGGCCTGTCTCAAGGCATAG
- the murB gene encoding UDP-N-acetylmuramate dehydrogenase codes for MVDEGVKTALAARFEQVPECEVKAGAPLAPLISVRVGGAAEALVRPRTAEALVALLKLARDEGAPVTILGGGANTLVGDGGVPGLTVKVPGTLFPEELEVGAEEGLITLCAGSAIVRIVNVMRAQGLVGAEFLAGIPGTLGGAVSMNAGTKNGEAFRVIDAVEVATADGVGWLTKAQIPHSYRHSELPPGGVVTRVRFRLPKGDVDASKAAMDADLGYRKRTQPLSQPNFGSVFTNPPGDHAGRLIERVGLKGHTLGRAQISTLHANWIVNLGGATARDVLGLITLMQTRVREETGVEMKPEVKRVGAFLP; via the coding sequence ATGGTGGACGAGGGCGTGAAGACGGCGCTGGCGGCGCGCTTCGAGCAGGTGCCGGAGTGCGAGGTGAAGGCCGGGGCACCCCTGGCGCCGCTCATCAGCGTCCGGGTCGGAGGGGCGGCGGAGGCGCTGGTGCGTCCGCGCACGGCCGAGGCGCTGGTGGCCTTGCTGAAGCTCGCGCGCGACGAGGGGGCTCCCGTCACCATCCTGGGCGGGGGGGCCAACACGCTGGTGGGCGACGGCGGCGTGCCGGGGCTCACCGTGAAGGTTCCGGGGACGCTGTTCCCGGAGGAGCTCGAGGTCGGGGCCGAGGAGGGGCTCATCACCCTGTGCGCGGGCTCGGCCATCGTGCGCATCGTCAACGTGATGCGGGCCCAGGGCCTGGTGGGCGCGGAGTTCCTCGCGGGCATTCCGGGAACGCTGGGCGGCGCGGTGTCGATGAACGCGGGCACCAAGAACGGCGAGGCCTTCCGGGTCATCGACGCGGTGGAAGTGGCGACGGCGGACGGGGTGGGGTGGCTCACGAAGGCTCAGATTCCGCATTCCTACCGACACTCGGAGCTGCCTCCGGGCGGGGTTGTGACGCGGGTGCGCTTCCGCCTCCCCAAGGGAGACGTGGACGCCTCCAAGGCGGCGATGGACGCGGACCTGGGCTACCGCAAGCGGACGCAGCCCTTGAGCCAGCCGAACTTCGGCAGCGTCTTCACCAACCCGCCCGGGGACCATGCCGGGCGGCTCATCGAGCGCGTGGGCCTGAAGGGGCACACGCTGGGGCGGGCGCAGATTTCGACGCTGCACGCCAACTGGATTGTGAACCTGGGCGGGGCCACCGCTCGGGACGTGCTGGGCCTCATCACGCTGATGCAGACGCGCGTGCGTGAGGAGACCGGCGTGGAGATGAAACCCGAAGTCAAACGCGTGGGAGCGTTCCTGCCATGA
- the murC gene encoding UDP-N-acetylmuramate--L-alanine ligase, translated as MTKNKPQSLFKTRHAAQVHFVGIGGIGMSGIAEVLLNLGYRVSGSDLKESDITRRLARMGATIFEGHKAQNLVQADVVVISSAVRKDNPEVVTARQRKIPVIPRAEMLAELMRLKYSVAVAGSHGKTTTTSMVATVLSAAGLDPTAVVGGKVNVLDSNAKLGNSELMVVEADESDGSFLKLHPSISIVTNIDPEHMDHYGSLETLQTAFVEFCNRVPFYGLNVLCLDNPNVQALLPRIEKRFVTYGSSHMADYRLESISLDGFTTTFQAFRREEALGEFRVRMVGAHNAFNALAVIAVAEEMDIPLETVRTALAEFGGVQRRFTVKGEAKGITVVDDYGHHPTEVLATLAGARRAFGRRVVVAFQPHRYTRTHDLMKEFTTAFNDADVLFVSSVYAAGEEPIPGATGDALAEAIRAHGHRDVTYVPKRADLPAALLPRLREGDLVLTLGAGDITHVGPDLLSLLNAPAVTKG; from the coding sequence GTGACGAAGAACAAGCCTCAGAGTCTCTTCAAGACGCGGCATGCCGCGCAGGTGCACTTCGTGGGCATCGGCGGCATCGGCATGAGCGGCATCGCCGAGGTGCTGCTCAACCTGGGCTACCGGGTGTCCGGCTCCGACCTGAAGGAGAGCGACATCACCCGGCGCCTGGCGCGCATGGGCGCCACCATCTTCGAGGGACACAAGGCGCAGAACCTGGTCCAGGCCGACGTGGTGGTGATTTCGTCCGCGGTGCGCAAGGACAACCCCGAGGTCGTCACCGCGCGTCAGCGGAAGATTCCCGTCATCCCCCGCGCGGAGATGCTCGCGGAGCTGATGCGGCTGAAGTACTCGGTCGCGGTGGCGGGCAGCCACGGCAAGACGACGACGACGTCCATGGTGGCCACGGTGCTGAGCGCCGCGGGCCTGGACCCGACGGCGGTGGTGGGCGGCAAGGTGAACGTCCTCGACTCCAACGCCAAGCTGGGCAACAGCGAGCTGATGGTGGTGGAGGCGGACGAGAGCGACGGCAGCTTCCTCAAGCTGCACCCGTCCATCTCCATCGTCACCAACATCGACCCGGAGCACATGGACCACTACGGCTCGCTGGAGACGCTCCAGACGGCCTTCGTGGAGTTCTGCAACCGGGTGCCCTTCTACGGCCTCAACGTGCTGTGCCTGGACAACCCCAACGTCCAGGCGCTGCTGCCGCGCATCGAGAAGCGCTTCGTCACGTACGGCAGCTCGCACATGGCGGACTACCGCCTGGAGAGCATCTCCCTGGACGGGTTCACCACGACGTTCCAGGCGTTCCGTCGCGAAGAGGCGCTGGGTGAGTTCCGCGTGCGCATGGTGGGCGCGCACAACGCCTTCAACGCGCTGGCCGTCATCGCCGTGGCGGAGGAGATGGACATCCCGCTGGAGACGGTGCGCACCGCGCTGGCCGAGTTCGGCGGCGTGCAGCGGCGCTTCACCGTGAAGGGCGAGGCGAAGGGCATCACCGTGGTGGATGACTACGGTCATCACCCCACCGAGGTGCTGGCCACGCTCGCGGGCGCGCGTCGCGCGTTCGGCCGGCGCGTGGTGGTGGCCTTCCAGCCGCACCGCTACACGCGCACGCATGACCTGATGAAGGAGTTCACCACCGCGTTCAACGACGCGGACGTGCTCTTCGTCAGCAGTGTCTACGCGGCCGGCGAGGAGCCGATTCCAGGCGCGACGGGTGACGCGCTGGCGGAGGCCATCCGCGCGCACGGGCATCGCGACGTGACGTATGTCCCCAAGCGCGCGGACCTGCCCGCGGCGCTGCTGCCTCGGCTGCGCGAGGGCGACCTGGTGCTGACGCTGGGCGCCGGTGACATCACCCACGTGGGCCCGGACCTCTTGAGCCTGCTCAACGCTCCCGCCGTGACGAAGGGCTAG
- the murG gene encoding undecaprenyldiphospho-muramoylpentapeptide beta-N-acetylglucosaminyltransferase: protein MKVLIAGGGTGGHLFPGIALAEEVVTRHHANEVVFVGTERGLEARVVPREGYPLELVKVQGLKGKGLFSLLKALVALPLAFIESFRILVRQKPDVVVGVGGYASGPVVLAAWLMGIPTAIQEQNALPGLTNKVLGKVVRVVFIAFEEARRFFPEKKVQLIGNPIRRKLMDNYLRSHVAHENFSVLVFGGSLGARGINQRMLEALDSLGDLKGDVRFVHQTGKNDLEMVRKGYADKGFQAEVVEFIDDMSSAYAKADLVVCRAGATTLAELTVCKKASILIPFPHATDDHQTVNARALVDAGAALMFQESELTGQKLAETLRMLKSQPERLKGMEKKAALLGRPEAAKELADVCVDLMVQTWGPSGRERATPEAKKAPRSES from the coding sequence GTGAAGGTGCTCATCGCGGGAGGCGGCACCGGTGGACATCTCTTTCCCGGCATCGCGCTGGCGGAAGAGGTGGTGACGCGTCACCACGCCAACGAGGTCGTCTTCGTGGGCACGGAGCGGGGCCTGGAGGCGCGCGTGGTTCCGCGCGAGGGCTATCCGCTGGAGCTGGTGAAGGTGCAGGGCCTCAAGGGCAAGGGCCTCTTCTCGTTGCTCAAGGCGCTGGTGGCGCTGCCCCTGGCCTTCATCGAGTCGTTTCGCATCCTCGTGCGGCAGAAGCCGGACGTGGTGGTGGGCGTGGGGGGCTACGCGAGCGGGCCGGTGGTGCTGGCCGCGTGGCTGATGGGCATCCCCACCGCCATCCAGGAGCAGAACGCGCTGCCGGGCCTCACCAACAAGGTGCTGGGCAAGGTGGTGCGCGTGGTGTTCATCGCCTTCGAGGAGGCGCGGCGCTTCTTCCCTGAGAAGAAGGTGCAGCTCATCGGCAACCCCATCCGCCGCAAGCTGATGGACAACTACCTGCGCAGCCACGTGGCGCACGAGAACTTCTCGGTGCTCGTCTTCGGCGGCAGCCTGGGCGCGCGGGGCATCAACCAGCGGATGCTGGAGGCGCTCGACTCGCTGGGCGACCTGAAGGGCGACGTGCGCTTCGTGCACCAGACGGGAAAGAACGACCTGGAGATGGTGCGCAAGGGCTACGCGGACAAGGGCTTCCAGGCGGAGGTGGTGGAGTTCATCGACGACATGTCGAGCGCGTACGCGAAGGCGGACCTCGTCGTCTGTCGCGCGGGCGCCACCACGCTGGCGGAGCTCACGGTGTGCAAGAAGGCGAGCATCCTCATCCCCTTCCCGCATGCGACGGATGACCACCAGACGGTGAACGCGCGGGCGCTGGTGGATGCGGGCGCGGCGTTGATGTTCCAGGAGTCGGAGCTGACGGGGCAGAAGCTGGCGGAGACGCTGCGGATGCTGAAGTCGCAGCCGGAGCGTCTCAAGGGCATGGAGAAGAAGGCGGCGCTGCTGGGCCGCCCCGAGGCGGCGAAGGAGCTGGCGGACGTGTGTGTTGACCTGATGGTGCAGACCTGGGGCCCCAGTGGCCGCGAGCGCGCCACCCCCGAGGCGAAGAAGGCGCCCAGGAGCGAGTCGTGA
- the ftsW gene encoding putative lipid II flippase FtsW has translation MKTSPPSTSLVRFDPLLLCAVLALVTIGLVMVYSASAVLAQDKLGDSLYFFKRQLTAAGMGLVAMAVAMKVGWRKLARWAYPLLLAAIVLLVLVAIPGIGSTAGGARRWIRLPGFSLQPAEVAKFAWVVYLSYSLAKKREKVATFSVGFLPHLALCGILVMLCMLQPDFGSSVLLVFMLFVLLFAAGAKLSYLVGSILLALPLAYVAIASSPYRMKRILAFLDPWAHRHDVGYQVAESLMSIGSGGVSGLGLGDGRQKLFFLPEAHTDFIFSILGEETGLVGVGVLVTLYAIVLWRGVRASLAAGETFGTYLGLGFTSIIAFQATVNMCVAMGLLPTKGLTLPFVSYGGTSLVVLMSAAGVLLSLSASAQGAPKGSRAGSELREVAA, from the coding sequence ATGAAGACCTCTCCTCCGTCGACCTCGCTCGTGCGGTTCGACCCCCTGCTGCTGTGTGCCGTGCTGGCGCTCGTCACCATCGGGCTGGTGATGGTGTACTCGGCGAGCGCGGTGCTCGCGCAAGACAAGCTGGGAGACAGCTTGTACTTCTTCAAGCGACAGCTCACCGCGGCCGGCATGGGCCTGGTCGCCATGGCCGTGGCCATGAAGGTGGGGTGGCGCAAGCTGGCGCGCTGGGCGTATCCGCTGCTGCTCGCGGCCATCGTCCTGCTGGTGCTGGTGGCGATTCCGGGCATCGGCTCGACGGCGGGCGGCGCGCGGCGTTGGATTCGGCTGCCGGGCTTCAGCCTCCAGCCGGCGGAGGTCGCCAAGTTCGCCTGGGTGGTCTACCTGTCCTACTCGCTGGCGAAGAAGCGCGAGAAGGTGGCGACGTTCTCCGTGGGCTTCCTCCCGCACCTGGCGCTCTGCGGCATCCTGGTGATGCTTTGCATGCTCCAGCCGGACTTCGGCAGCAGCGTGTTGCTGGTGTTCATGCTGTTCGTGCTGCTGTTCGCCGCCGGCGCGAAGCTCAGCTACCTGGTGGGCTCCATCCTGCTCGCGCTGCCGCTGGCCTATGTGGCCATCGCCTCCAGCCCGTACCGCATGAAGCGCATCCTCGCCTTCCTGGACCCGTGGGCGCACCGCCATGACGTGGGCTACCAGGTGGCGGAGTCGCTCATGTCCATCGGCTCGGGCGGTGTGTCGGGCCTGGGGCTGGGCGACGGGCGACAGAAGCTCTTCTTCCTGCCGGAAGCGCATACGGACTTCATCTTCTCCATCCTGGGCGAGGAGACGGGGCTGGTGGGCGTGGGCGTGCTCGTCACGCTCTACGCCATCGTCCTGTGGCGCGGCGTGCGCGCGAGCCTGGCGGCGGGGGAGACGTTCGGCACGTACCTGGGGCTGGGCTTCACCTCCATCATCGCGTTCCAGGCCACGGTGAACATGTGCGTGGCCATGGGGCTGCTCCCGACGAAGGGGCTGACGCTGCCGTTCGTCTCGTACGGCGGCACGTCGCTGGTGGTGCTGATGTCGGCGGCGGGGGTGCTGTTGTCGCTGAGCGCCAGCGCGCAGGGGGCACCGAAAGGCTCGCGAGCAGGCTCGGAGTTGAGGGAGGTGGCGGCGTGA
- the murD gene encoding UDP-N-acetylmuramoyl-L-alanine--D-glutamate ligase → MTVSLSGQKVLVYGLAKSGVAALRLLRQQGAHVTALDARGEDALGDVAREVKSLGATLVTVPAPAGLLESQALVVVSPGVPLALPELKAASAAGVPVWGEVELASRFLESVPLFGITGTNGKSTTTALTGELFAKSGRRTFVGGNLGRPFSEAAMSPGDWDALVVELSSFQLEGIQSLRPRGAVILNLTPDHLDRYASHSTYGEAKARIFHHQRAGDFAVVNADDADVMGLARQAKVPVYGFSVTGKPVVSAPTLAGLAVAEEGGFRLDFQGEHYRLNNRALRGAHNAQNAMAATLLARLGGVSADAVQAGLDSYPGLPHRLESVRVLDGVEWVNDSKATNVDSVLVALRAFRSGLWLIAGGKGKGAPYAPMVEEGLGKVKGVLTIGADADVLAQAYAGRAQVHACGTLAVAVTKARELAKAGETVLLSPACASYDQFKNFEDRGDTFKRLVGAL, encoded by the coding sequence ATGACGGTCTCGCTGTCCGGGCAGAAGGTGTTGGTGTACGGGCTGGCGAAGAGCGGCGTGGCGGCGCTGCGCTTGTTGCGACAGCAGGGCGCGCACGTCACGGCGCTGGATGCTCGCGGTGAGGACGCGCTGGGAGACGTGGCCCGCGAGGTGAAGTCGCTGGGGGCCACGCTCGTCACGGTGCCCGCACCGGCGGGACTGCTGGAGTCGCAGGCCCTGGTGGTGGTGAGCCCGGGCGTGCCGCTGGCGCTCCCGGAGCTGAAGGCCGCCTCCGCGGCTGGCGTGCCCGTCTGGGGCGAGGTGGAGCTGGCGTCGCGCTTCCTGGAGTCGGTTCCGCTGTTCGGCATCACCGGCACCAACGGCAAGAGCACCACCACGGCGCTGACGGGGGAGCTGTTCGCCAAGAGCGGCCGTCGTACCTTCGTGGGTGGCAACCTGGGCCGGCCCTTCAGCGAGGCGGCGATGTCGCCCGGGGATTGGGACGCGCTGGTGGTGGAGCTGTCCAGCTTCCAGCTCGAGGGCATCCAGAGCCTGCGCCCGCGCGGCGCCGTCATCCTCAACCTGACGCCGGACCACCTGGACCGGTACGCGAGCCACTCGACCTACGGCGAGGCGAAGGCGCGCATCTTCCATCACCAGCGCGCGGGAGACTTCGCGGTGGTGAACGCGGACGACGCGGACGTGATGGGGCTGGCGCGCCAGGCGAAGGTCCCCGTGTACGGCTTCAGCGTGACGGGCAAGCCGGTGGTGTCCGCGCCGACGCTCGCGGGGCTGGCGGTCGCGGAGGAGGGCGGCTTCCGGCTGGACTTCCAGGGCGAGCACTACCGGCTGAACAACCGCGCGCTGCGTGGCGCGCACAACGCGCAGAACGCCATGGCGGCGACGCTGCTGGCGCGACTGGGTGGCGTGTCGGCGGACGCGGTGCAGGCAGGGCTCGACAGCTACCCGGGCCTGCCGCACCGGCTGGAGAGCGTGCGGGTGTTGGACGGGGTGGAGTGGGTGAACGACTCGAAGGCCACGAACGTGGACTCGGTGCTGGTGGCGCTGAGGGCCTTCCGAAGTGGCCTGTGGCTGATTGCCGGTGGCAAGGGCAAGGGCGCACCGTACGCGCCCATGGTGGAGGAGGGGCTGGGCAAGGTGAAGGGCGTGCTGACCATCGGCGCGGACGCGGACGTGCTGGCTCAGGCGTACGCGGGACGCGCGCAGGTGCACGCCTGCGGGACGTTGGCGGTGGCGGTGACGAAGGCGCGAGAGCTGGCGAAGGCGGGGGAGACGGTGCTGCTGTCACCCGCGTGTGCGTCGTACGATCAGTTCAAGAACTTCGAGGACCGGGGCGACACGTTCAAACGCCTGGTCGGAGCGCTGTGA
- the mraY gene encoding phospho-N-acetylmuramoyl-pentapeptide-transferase → MLYLLYELIQNTEAGRILNFLRYPTFRIIAAGVFALVLGMLIGPRLIDRLRLNQYGQSNVRENTPDSHQKKKGTPTMGGTLILICIAAGTLLFADLKSRVIWVVLLLTFGYGFIGFLDDWLKLSKRNSKGLAGRKKMALQTFFYLVAVFGLLTTWTQPDGSFGPTLLINTRLTLPFIPSHWFNLDLGWFYVVFAWLVIVGTSNAVNLTDGLDGLAIVPTIVSAITFAVLCYVAGTTLSIADSVTVGGATKLVATPLYQYLGILQVPGGAELAVFCASIVGAGISFLWFNTYPASVFMGDIGSLALGGALGALAVLSKNEVVSAIIHGIFFAEALSVMIQVASFKMTGKRVFKMAPVHHHFELKGLAEPKIIVRFWIVSILCGGVALLSLKLR, encoded by the coding sequence GTGCTGTACCTGCTCTACGAGCTCATCCAGAACACGGAGGCGGGGCGCATCCTCAACTTCTTGCGCTACCCCACCTTCCGCATCATCGCCGCCGGAGTCTTCGCGCTCGTGCTGGGCATGCTGATCGGTCCGCGCCTCATCGACAGGCTGCGGCTGAATCAGTACGGGCAGAGCAACGTGCGCGAGAACACGCCGGACTCGCATCAGAAGAAGAAGGGCACGCCCACCATGGGGGGCACGCTCATCCTCATCTGCATCGCGGCGGGCACGCTGCTCTTCGCGGACCTGAAGAGCCGGGTCATCTGGGTGGTGCTGCTGCTCACCTTCGGCTACGGCTTCATCGGCTTCCTGGATGACTGGCTCAAGCTGTCCAAGCGCAACTCGAAGGGCCTGGCCGGGCGCAAGAAGATGGCGCTGCAGACCTTCTTCTACCTGGTGGCCGTCTTCGGGCTCCTGACGACGTGGACGCAGCCGGATGGCTCATTCGGTCCCACGCTGCTCATCAACACGCGGCTGACGCTGCCGTTCATCCCCTCCCATTGGTTCAACCTGGACCTGGGCTGGTTCTACGTCGTGTTCGCGTGGCTGGTCATCGTGGGCACGTCCAACGCGGTGAACCTCACCGATGGCCTGGACGGACTCGCCATCGTCCCGACGATTGTCTCGGCCATCACCTTCGCGGTGCTCTGCTACGTGGCGGGCACCACGCTGAGCATCGCGGACTCGGTGACGGTGGGCGGGGCGACGAAGCTGGTGGCGACGCCGCTGTATCAATACCTGGGCATCCTCCAGGTGCCGGGCGGCGCGGAGCTGGCGGTGTTCTGCGCCTCCATCGTCGGTGCGGGCATCTCGTTCCTGTGGTTCAACACCTACCCGGCCTCCGTCTTCATGGGCGACATCGGCTCGCTGGCGCTGGGGGGCGCGCTGGGCGCGCTGGCGGTGCTGTCCAAGAACGAGGTGGTGTCCGCCATCATCCACGGCATCTTCTTCGCGGAGGCGCTGAGCGTGATGATTCAGGTGGCCTCCTTCAAGATGACCGGCAAGCGCGTCTTCAAGATGGCGCCCGTGCATCACCACTTCGAGCTCAAGGGCCTGGCCGAGCCGAAGATCATCGTCCGTTTCTGGATCGTCTCCATCCTCTGTGGTGGCGTGGCGCTCCTATCGCTGAAGCTGCGCTGA